A single Eubalaena glacialis isolate mEubGla1 chromosome 18, mEubGla1.1.hap2.+ XY, whole genome shotgun sequence DNA region contains:
- the BCO1 gene encoding beta,beta-carotene 15,15'-dioxygenase, which produces MDKIFGRNKKEQLEPLRARVTGRIPAWLQGTLLRNGPGMHTVGETRYNHWFDGLALLHSFTIRDGEVYYRSKYLRSDTYTANIEANRIVVSEFGTMAYPDPCKNIFSKAFSYLSHTIPDFTDNCLINIMKCGEDFYATTETNYIRKINPQTLETLEKVDYRKHVAVNLATSHPHYDDAGNVLNIGTSIVDKGKTKYVIFKIPATVSEGGKKGLSPLKHMEVFCSIASRALLSPSYYHSFGVTESYIVFLEQPFKMDILKMATAYIRGVSWASCLAFHREDKTHIHIIDQRTRKPVLTKFYTDPMVVFHHVNAYEEDGCLLFDVIAYEDSSLYQLFYLANLNKDFEENSRLTSVPALKRFAVPLHVDKNAEAGSNLIKLSSTTARALKEKEDQVYCQPELLYEGLELPRINYAHNGKRYRYVFAAEVQWSPIPTKIIKYDILTKSSLKWGEAHCWPAEPVFVPTPGAEDEDHGIILSAIVSTDPQKLPFLLVLDAKTFTELARASVDVEMHLDLHGLFIPGANWDAGKQAPSREEQDRAAERRVAPRT; this is translated from the exons GATTCCAGCATGGCTGCAGGGGACCCTGCTCCGCAATGGGCCTGGGATGCACACAGTGGGTGAGACCAGATACAACCACTGGTTCGATGGCCTGGCCTTGCTCCACAGCTTCACAATCAGAGACG GTGAAGTCTATTACAGGAGCAAATACCTGAGAAGTGATACCTACACTGCCAATATTGAAGCGAACAGGATTGTGGTGTCAGAATTTGGAACAATGGCCTATCCGGACCCCTGCAAAAACATATTTTCCAA AGCTTTCTCCTACCTGTCCCACACCATCCCTGATTTCACAGACAACTGTCTGATCAACATCATGAAGTGTGGAGAAGACTTCTATGCAACCACGGAGACCAATTACATCAGGAAAATCAACCCCCAGACTCTGGAAACCCTGGAGAAG GTTGATTATCGTAAACACGTGGCTGTAAATCTGGCGACATCACATCCTCATTATGATGACGCTGGAAATGTTCTCAACATTGGCACGTCCATCGTGGACAAGGGGAAGACAAAATATGTGATCTTTAAGATCCCTGCCACAGTATCAG AGGGCGGGAAGAAGGGGCTGAGCCCCCTGAAACACATGGAGGTGTTCTGCTCCATCGCCTCCCGCGCGCTCCTCTCCCCGAGCTATTACCACAGCTTCGGAGTCACCGAGAGCTACATCGTTTTCCTCGAGCAGCCTTTCAAGATGGATATCCTCAAGATGGCAACCGCCTACATCCGGGGCGTGAGCTGGGCTTCCTGCCTGGCTTTCCACAGGGAGGACAAG ACTCACATTCACATCATTGACCAAAGGACGAGGAAGCCCGTGCTGACCAAATTTTACACGGACCCCATGGTGGTGTTTCATCACGTCAACGCCTACGAAGAGGACGGCTGCCTTCTGTTCGACGTCATTGCCTACGAGGACAGCAGCCTTTACCAGCTCTTCTACTTGGCCAACCTGAACAAGGACTTCGAGGAGAACTCCAGGCTTACCTCCGTCCCAGCCCTCAAGAGGTTCGCAGTGCCCCTTCACGTGGACAAG AATGCAGAGGCGGGCTCCAATTTAATCAAACTGTCATCTACAACAGCAAGAGCCCTGAAGGAAAAAGAGGACCAAGTCTACTGCCAGCCGGAGTTGCTTTATGAAG GCTTAGAGCTGCCTCGGATCAATTACGCTCACAACGGGAAGCGATACCGCTATGTCTTTGCTGCTGAAGTCCAGTGGAGCCCCATCCCAACCAAG ATAATAAAATACGACATTCTCACGAAGTCGTCCTTGAAGTGGGGAGAGGCGCACTGCTGGCCGGCGGAGCCGGTGTTCGTGCCCACACCGGGTGCCGAGGACGAGGATCACG GGATTATCTTATCAGCCATTGTCTCTACCGATCCCCAGAAGCTGCCTTTTCTGCTGGTTCTGGATGCCAAAACTTTTACAGAATTGGCTCGTGCCTCCGTTGATGTAGAGATGCACCTGGATCTCCACGGGCTGTTCATCCCAGGTGCCAACTGGGATGCAGGGAAGCAGGCCCCTTCCCGGGAGGAGCAGGACAGGGCTGCTGAGCGCCGTGTGGCCCCAAGGACCTGA